The genomic stretch CTGTTAACCGAAGTTTTAAGATTCTTTTAACCATTAATCGAATTTTTTCGGTTCCGTCGGTTAACTGATTTTTTTCGGTAGTTTGCACACCCCTAGGAAAACCAGAGAGCCCCTCAACTTGCTAATGGACTTGGCTTTTATACTGAAGAATAGTAATGACTACAATAATGGACACCAACGGCCTCATAATAAGTGCAACAGCTCCCTCCATAAGTGCCCGACCCTTCAATAATTGTTGTGCGCTCTTTCATAACGGTTCTTTGATGAGGTGGACGCTAAGAACCGTTACCTCTTCTTAAGCGACACCTACTGCTTTAATGAGTTATTATCGGGTTGGATCCAGTAccttgcccaattatcctgtcactcTCTTAAAACAATGTTTCAAAATGACCATCCACTTACATATTAGTTTCATGCTAATTTTCCAACAAACATAAGTTTAAATTGTAAGTTTAAAATGAAGATGTTGAAGTTGGACGGTGGTGTTGCTATTGGCTTCTATATTGTAtgtttgagttatttatttattggtcatAAGGCATCTCCAATGAATTAAAATGAGgggagaaaaagagagaagagtTGGAAGAGACAAAGAGGGAAGGGAAAGACAACTTCTAGAAAAGTTGTCATCTTTGGAGGTTGTTTTCAAGAGCACGTGACGCATGGGGGATACACGCCAATCACGTGGTGTGTGTCAGCCACGCGCCCCATTTATGCGCAAAAGGTAGGGGATGCGTGTCCctcaccttttatttattttgtttattttttttttttttgtgttttaaacAGCAACCTCAATTAATTAGCTGGTGTTTGTTTGAACTCAACTGTCAACGGGCTGGAACGGGAACGTCAAGGGGGCTTTCAGGGAGTCCAAGTGCATCCCGAGCCAGTCCCCTTGGGTCCGGTCGATTACGTTGCCAAGCGACCTCCTCGTATTGAACTTGACGATCCCAGACAGGAGGGCTGACGCCTCTTTGATTTCACCATGAGTTAATAGACTGGTGTGTTGTCGCAGGCCGTCACTGCTAAGGAAGAACTTCCCGATCAACGGTAGGGGAGTGGAGTCGGCTGGTAACCCAGCGAGCCAGTCTATGCTCCTAAGGGTTGCTAGGGGAGGCTTGCCCCGACCTGAGGTCCTTGGTTCTGTTGAAAGGGGCTCCGTCACGGGCTAGGACTCGGTGTCAGCAATAGGGTCGGTAAGAGTATCGGGGCTTGGGTCGGTAGGCTGGGAAGGCCTCTCAAGTCACCCCGAGTATGCCTCTATGTCATTTATTAGGGAGTCGTAGGACCAGACCGTGAATGACCCGATCTCGACCGAGCCACCGTAGCTATGGACAGACAGGTTCTGGCTATCGGACCCGCTCATGGCTGTACCTCACAAAGATGAAAAGACGCCTTACTAAGGGCAACCCAGGACGTAAAATAAGCAGGAATAAAATGACTAAGACTAAAGTAAAAGTAGGTCGAGCACTCGGTACCTGTTAGAAAAGCGAGTTGTGAATTAAGCTCGGCTTCAGGTTGACAGGAGCTCTAATGGTCGGGAAACTCTGGCTCGTAAACTAAGGATTCGTAAAAGCGTAAACTCGCGGCGGACCCCGTATTTATCGATGGCGGGAGAGTAACACGGCGGTTCGTTTCCCCGTAACCCTGGCGCTATTTCCTAGGGATCGTCCGAGCGTGACACGTGTTGGCTAGGGCTGATGTCGTCCCTCACGTCATCCCGCGAACCCTATTCGAGTTTCAGAACGGCGATCGGGCCCGGGGCCTAATCACGAAACCCGGCCTCCGTCTCCTCGGGAGTCGTCGGAGACCGAGCTGGGGGGCTAGTTGATATGGATAAAATCCCGATCTACATATTCCGATCTACCGGTCTAAGTATGCGTACCGGTTTGTATTCGCCCGCTGGTTTATTTTCTTACTTAAGTACCCTGCTCATTTTACCGGTCTCCATAGGTCGGTCAAACCGACATCCCGCCCTTGATTGGAACCTCATTCGGCTAAATTCTCGACCTTTTTGGGACTCATACTTGGCTTCCGTATGCTGGGCCGTCGCGCAGGCCAGTGCATGTTCGACATGCGTAACACATGCCACTGGTCTGGGACATTTTCCGAGGCcacctataaaaggcgcatttattgCTGGTAGAAAGACTTTTGACTGTTTCATCTATATAATAGtcaaagagaccgggaacctctgactCACTGTCACGTAGATCGGTTTCGCATAGGGTATACCAATTTGTACCCGTTTGAGTATTAATACAGAGTATTTATTCGTACCTCCGTATATTACTTTATTAGCTACCTTTGCTATAGCATCAACTACCACATTATCCTCCCAGGGACGGTAAGAGATACGCAACATCcaattctctttcttttattataaatgttataacaatactttatatttaattatataagtttaGATCGTGCATCGAATGGGAAAATATCTAGTTAGTATTTAAAATGTTAGACAAAGTAACTTCTTTTTATATTAGGATTCTCATTAACTCTTTCATATTAAATCTCTAATATAATGGTTTTGATATTTTGACAATTCTTTTTATGTGCTTGTCTAATGTCTACTccacatgttttcaaaaaaaaatgtctactCCACATCAACGCCCAATGGTACATGATTTTGGGGCAACCCACCCTATATCAACTACCCtttgttatttgtttattttattatcattcttaattttaataacaattatactttatgattaaataaaattatcaagTGTAATAATACTGTTAtaatgtataatttaattaaaaattataaaatttaaatttaaatattatataatttaaaaaattttaataaaatggaacattaatatatacaataaaaatCATATCAAGATTGGTTATTACTTAAGTATATAATTCTTGCAAACGGAAAGataaaaagaaattgtattattgtaATAGATTATAAGgataaatgataatttttttaatgttacaaaaataaatttgatttttacatttttttctctcatacTAAGTGGTTAATGCCATATTGCCATTATAGCATGCTTCTTTCATAGAATAGGTTAGGAATGAAATAATCTTTCAGAGAATAGACCTATTATGTGATTTGGTTAGTTATTTTATTCCCAAAAATGGTATTTTCGGAAATGTTCATTCCCCTTGCAAGGAGAATAGCTATTCCGATGAGGGACCTTGGTATTATGCTATTTATGATTTCTCATGGATACTGGATAACTTAATTCGGTAacgcctaatttatttttattatttactctatatgtattatataataatattataataataataataataataataataataaggtaattttatattttaaatgtttattGTATTTGTAATCCTTAATTCAACTGAGTAAACATACATTTCCTAAATCTAAATTCTATCCcttgtataaattaaataatgaaattgaaTTCTTATTCTATTCTAGGGTTAATGATatgcatatttaaaaaaaaaaattatttttatgtattaattatttgtgaaAAGGTATTTTTATGCATACAGTCGTACCTTACCAATTGTGGAGTTGTGGTACACAACTGGCCAAGTGTTTCCCTAAAACCCAAAGGACAACCAAAGCAAGTCAAATCCCACTAATCTGCACCGTCCATTCCGTCCGAGTGGAATCAGCATAAATCTTTGCTACGTTAATCAAAACCGAGCGTTGGATCAAATCCGGTATTCCTTGGTTTCATATAACACGGACGGCCGATCTCTTCGCCTGCAATTAGTCACAAAACCTacggaaagagaaagagaaagagagagaagaggaACACAGACAGACATGGCGGCAACTGTGAGCGCTTGGGCAAAACCTGGCGCCTGGGCTTTGGATTCCGAGGAGAACGAAGACGAGCTTCTGCAGCAGGGAAAGGAAGACGCCGCTAACGCCGATGCGCCGCTTTCCGACTTCCCTTCCctggccgccgccgccgccaccaaGACTAAGAAGAAGAAGCCTCAGATCTTTTCTCTACAGGAGTTCTCCACTTACGGATCGGCTAAGCAGCCTCAGCCTCAATCCGTGGGGCTTACTCCCGAGGAGATCATGGCGCTCCCCACCGGCCCTCGCGAGCGAACTGCTGAGGAGCTTGACCGCTCCAGGCTTGGCGGCGGTTTTAGATCCTACGGTTCTTCGTACGACAGGCCTGCTCGCGACGACTCGCGTAGGCCGAGGGACTCCAATCGGGACTTCGCTCCTTCTCGCGCTGACGAGACTGATGACTGGGGAGCAACCAAGAAATTTACAGCGGGTAACGGTTTTGAGAGGAGGGAAAGGGGGGAGAGAGGAGGGTTTTTCTCCGATTCGCAGTCTAGGGCTGATGATTCTGATAATTGGGCCGCGAAAAAGGCTTTCGTTCCATCCGAGGGAAGGAGGTTTGAAAGGAGAGGCAGTTTTGAGTCAAATGGCGGCGGGGGAGATTCAGATAACTGGaccaagaagaaagaagaggagGGATGGAAATCCAGGTCCGAAGGCGGCGCATTTGATAGCTTAAGAGAGAAGAGACGTAGTAATGGAACGGATTCAGATTCTTGGGGGAAGAAAGGAGAGGAAGGAAATGGTGGTGGTAATTCTTCAAGGCCAAGGTTGAATTTGCAGCCCAGGACATTGCCCTTAGCTGAAGGGCAGCagaatgggaatgggaatgggaatgaaaCCACAGTGAAACCCAAGGGGTCGAATCCCTTCGGGGATGCTAGGCCGAGGGAAGAAGTTCTGAAGGAGAAGGGGCAGGACTGGAAGGAGATTGACCAAAAGCTAGAGTCTGTAAAGATCAAGGAGGTTGGTGATGCTCCTTCTTCATTCAGAAAGAAGGGCTTTGGGAGTAGTAATGGACGTTCCCGCTCTCCAGAGAAGACCTGGAGGAAGCCGGAGGTGAATGATGCTCCTCCTCGGCCTTCCAGTTCCAGGTTGGTGCCTTCTTTTCATtctgatcatatatatatattgtgatcAATTGCCTGCCATGTAGTTTATTTACTTCTtagttaattttgtttcttgctCTAGTAATTTGagttatttcattcaaaatatttgattattagCTCATTTGACTGTAAGTAATCTTATAGTTGCTGAATTGTATAGGAGTAGTATGCTCTAGGGATTTATGGTTTACTATATAACCtcatataaaagaaaaacaagtatTTGAAAACTACTTTTTCTTTACTTGAAAAAGCCCTATTTTCCCTCCAAATCTTGAAAGCTTATACTCCACCTcttttttggtttattattgTATACTGAGAGATACTGAGAGACTATGTttgtttgtgaattgtgattggGAGTTCTTGCTTTGATTGATCCCTTGTAGAGCTAAGTGCTCAAACACCACTCCAGGTAACAGCGGGCTTCCTTTGACTCGTATATAACCCTAGTACTGTACTGTACTCTAAAATCACTTTGAAATGGATTTAATCCTCCTCTGCCAAGTACTGTACTGTACTCTAAAATCACTTTGAAATGGATTTAATCCTCCTCTGCCAAATTCAAATGAATACTGTAGCCATTTTAGCTTAGGCTTCATCTTGTGTGTTCAGAATTCATGTTGTTCCAGAGATTCCAGATTGCTGGAGCTTGTTGTGCTTATGGGTAGGCTTCATCAAGTTGCATTATCTTTACTGTGATTGCTTCTGCTATAACAAAGTGTCAGAGAAAgatgttcttgtatttaattagTCTAAGTTATCTCTATTTGCTTAATCTGAGCCCCATGTTTTAAGGGTAATTGCTGGTATTTAAAATGTTGAATGGTGCTAGAAAGGGAGGGAGGGTGTGAATACTAATTTGCCTGATTTTTCGCCGAAGAAAAGAATTTCACTTTTGTACTTTGTTAAGTAGAGCTGATAGAGATTGATTTTGTTAATCATAACATCTTCTAATGTAGTGCTGATAAAAGCGGGGAAAAGCCTGTGGATGAAAGTGGAGATGCTGAATGCGGACACAATGAGCAAGAAAATTAGTGTTACTATAAAGTTTTGAGGCGGCAGACCAATGGATGATGTATTGCTTCGTTTCTGTGTTTTGCgttctttataatttatatataccttTGTCTTGTCCCAAATTCATGTCCTTGTGATTGGAAGAGATTGAATCAATTTTGGTAGAACTACAAGTAGAGACACCACTATTTCATGGCTACAAAGCTTATCTTTTGTGGTTGTGGGTGGAGTTGATTAATGATTTTGGATGGATTGATTGATTGGTCCCTTATTTAACTCAGTTTTTAGGTTCATAGTTGAGTACTTCAACTGTTTCCTCCCCATCTAAAGCCTTGTTCCTTTCTCCTTGTGAAAACCACTACTCTTACTTAGTAGCCTTCTTTTCTCTTATATTATGCAATTTTGCCAAAATGATCAACAATCTTTGTTCATTCAGCTTCTCCCtcaatttaattcaaaaattgCATTGTTTACTTGCTGAGACTATGTATGTTGTATGTGGCCCAAATGCTACGGAGGAAGAAGAAAGCTCAGAAACATGTTGCCAAAAAAATGCAAATTTGTGTtattaaacatattaattaatttttcttgcaAAATTACAAGTTAAAGGGTGAGTTGGAACTTtctcattaattaaattttaaatttgtaaaaaatatgtttaGTCTTATTCtagaaaataagaattaaattatttaaaaaatcaattaagatGCTTGATTCGTAAGAAATTcttttatgtttataaaatatccttgttatatataaatatttaaaaatacaattaacaaatcatattgtaaaaaaatttcaatttgttgcaagaacattaaaaatataaaataatacatttttctaATAAATAGTATTGTTATACTTCAAAATGGTGAAAGAGATGACTGTCTTATATTTACAACACTTTTAATTTGGTGTCAAAAAGAATAAATACCTAAagaaattttctttctttaatatcatggaaataaattttcattgacATGAACTTTTTTAAGTCAAAGATCCCATCAACTATTAAATTCtcaaaaaagtttaaaattttctaattaccAAATGTCCTCTTAAGTTAAAGCATAAAACTCAATCATATTAAATCCATGTCCATTATCTGTTCCAACATACTTTGCATATCTTCAAAattattagcattttttttaaaagaggacaagttttagattttgatttcaTTAAACAAACCAAAGTCGTACAActaaaatcatcatcatcaacaataataaggAAGAAACGATGACGAGAATTGAAAGAAAtacaaaccaaaaaataaaataaaatctaacaTAAGAATAAGTTGCCATGAAATGTAATATATCATGGTAACGGGTTTATTACTAATTATTGAAGATACACGACTAATTGATAAATTTATACGAatttagaatatttaatactctAATGGTACGTTTGGTCGCGGAATAGGCCTGAAAtgacatagcattcccagtaataagCATATTCTTTTGTATAGGAACATTGATCATTCCTTCTAGAGAGGGAATAACTATTGCTGGTCCTGGTAGACTTGTATTAACCTATTCCCGAGTCTTCAAgaatagttttttattttattttctattttaccctTTTCTTTAACCTAaacttttacattatttttctctcttcctCTATGTCTTCGCATCACATCTGCCATTTACATCAAATTGAAAttcttcttcaagcttcaaACAAAGGTATTCTTctaaactttattattttacaaattatttatgtatgtatgtatatatatatatatatataaacagttGCGGCCTGCGGCGCGGTGCCTCAACtgcaacaatatatatttatatatactgttATGTTCCCGGGCGAAAGCACGCATCAATAGCGATTAGGGTTTTTGGGGATTGTTGGTAGGTTGTTTATGTTGGGAGATAAATTAAAGGGATTAGGGAACAATGATAATACAAACGTTTATTAGAATGAAAATTCCCTTTATATAAGAAGGTTACAAAGActaactaaaatataaaaaggaaaGGAGAATCATTAAAACTCCTTACCATAATTATTTGCTATCTCTAAAGGAAATAAATCAATTctaataataaagatatttcAGGAACATATCATATACGGTTGCGGTGTCGCCCCACAgcagtgtgtatatatatataacgataAATATGGTTACCGGAGTATATTTGTGTATAAGTAAACAGATACAATTATATTGCTGTAATTTGCCTCGACCGAATCGTGGTCTCGACGGCCTCGCTACTTTgctagtttttatttttattttttgtttttattttttttttaattttgggagGCAAGGCCTTGGCTTTTTTGGTAGCTTACTTCGACCAGTCATGTGCTCGGTCAAAGATCAGCTCTTCCGTAGGTTAGTCAACGAGGTCAAATCTCGTACCTACCCTTAGGGAaaagcatttttgtaattaagcCATGAGCTCGGTCAAGAAAATGCCCTTCCGTcgggtagctagcgagatcagaaTCCTGTGCCGGTCCTTAGGGAGTAGAGTATGcgagctctctctctctctctctttgttttttttttttttttgatcgaGAACAAGACTTCGATCAAATGGTTAAGGATAGACCTCGACCGTGGTGGCCACTATGCAACTGGTGATATCACTTCATCCTCTTGCGCGGGCACCATGACACTTGTCATTGTTGAATGGCCTGAGTAGTCGCCCGGAGATCCATAGGTGGTACCGGTGTCCCGAGCTCTTGCAAAATATAAGAGCAAGAAGTTTGGCTTTCATATAAACGTTCTTAATTTTTTAGGGgtcataactcataaaattaGGTGGACTCTCTTATTAATGACCCATTTAACTTCTTTGATTTGTCCAGCCTTAGCGGTTGGCTCACTATACTTAAAGTGAATTTCAGGGTCCTCACTACATGccaataaataaacaattaaatagtAATACTATATATGAATGTAGTATGCAGTAGCAAAACTCTCTTTCCAACCTACCTTAAACTCAAGTATCATCTTGGCTCTGTTTGACAAAACTTATTTAgtagtttatagtttattttaatttattaataaggtataagttttgtttggtaatgttcttaaaataagctagtagcttaaaataagaatttattttgaaaaagctagtagcttcttaatttttttcatctttatctttattattttaaataaataatatcctttaccatctcaattaaaagtttttTGGCCTTTTATCATCAAtatgtttgattttaatttcaatttgacattgtGTTTCAACATTAATTtgtgtatgaactaattttatgaattataaagattttgttttactttatatattttcaattatatgttcttactttatattttattaaaatatattgattttataactaacatggttggcgtggtgaTTCAGCACATTGTCCTTTAAGCATGAGGTTGATGGTTTGATCTCCACacatgtgaatggagcaaaccaaaaaaatatatatattgattttattattttatattttaatatgtaaaaaacGGATTAGTCTTCTGGCTAGAGGGTTACCTTTGggcaacaaaaataatatatatactgattttattattttatattttaatatgtaaaaagaaaacctatttaaatttaaagctatttaaattttatgaaaatgtcatttttagtctttttacatttatcagcttatcaagaAGCTacttttaccaaacacttttaagcataacagctagtttaacagctcttcagatttcagtttcgaGTTTATatcttttcagctttcagctactttttagcttccagctaccttttcagctaggtttgccaaacatagccctTGTGTTTCAAAAAGTAGCTTCCCACAAGAATGGGTTATTAGCTTGTTGAAAACTATAACCCTAAAAACAGTACACTGTATCTAGGTGATGGGAATGGTTTGTGCATAACTGAAGTAGATGTTGAATTAGTTTTAGGATTTCCTTGAGGAAATTTAGAGATCACCAAGTGGTCAAGGTCACATAATACTAACCTATTAGAGGATTGGAAAGATTTGGTTGGTAATACACCACGAGGTATTAGCTACAGGGATGTTATTAAAGCCATGATGTCTTGCGTTGATGGTGGTTTTGGTTTAAAAGACATTTTATTGTCTTAGTATGTTCTTTGTTTATAGATACCCCAGAATGGTTATGTTAGGCACCATCTAGTAAGATGTggctgttggtcccaaggggatggggtacaagtctagagggggggtgaatagacttgtataagattttgcaaatcttttcaacctctcgtgtgtattgaacttaggatgtttaagttcgatacctcacgaggtgaagacaaagttttatgcgcagcggaaatgttatccccttttagttagcacgagtttgggttagttcgagaggtgtgattatatgcagtgcaatcgagaggttagcgagagatgaaaacagtaagtaaatgcaagagagatttttaagtggttcggccaacccgcctacgtccactcttcttccagaaactccctggaaggattgcactaaaaacttcccttatttagtacaatatcgagcgcttgagctttgatcacgaagcccgcctcaagcctcaggtttttcgccccgcttctagttactccacctctcgagcacttgacctttgatcaccaagcccgcgtcaagcctcaggtttctttcgctcggacagcagccaggttactccacctctcctcaggtttttctccccgcttccagttactccacctctcgagcacttgacctttgatcaccaagcccgcgtcaagcctcaggtttctttcgctcggacagcagccaggttactccgcctctcctcaggtttttctccccgcttccagttactccacctctcgagcacttgacctttgatcaccaagcccgcgtcaagcctcaggtttctttcgctcggacagcagccaggatactccgcctcccttgcttaatccaaagcaagacgttgttgatagtcacagttgaatgtaacaatctccaatctgaccacaagctatcgttgaatcaactttgatgtagagcagctttggtcaccttctggatgtatgacagtttagctttgtaactctcttcgaacactaagatgtgttctctcgctgtattgaatatcaggatgatattccaagttaagcactttgcacttgaacgtttttatcagacacctcttgttaacctcttgacctctttcacaaccccttttttttctgtgtctttacgtccttatatatgagagtagaagaatagttccgttggagggaaaactattccgtttgaaattggtctcccacgccgaacatgggtctttgcacaatttcagcatttttcatggagtagtggtcttgtaacttgagccttttgttttgtagtgaatattccatattccactttcttgagttcatgcttcacttgcttcttttggataaagttactctttttatgttcccatcattccttgtttggggaatctgaccacttcaggattggtgcacttcttgaccgtttgtggtggaggtctgacgtgtcatccacttccgtccattttgaaacctcccgctcagcacctcttcaatattttatctccatgatattcttcttctccaaacttagagtattttatctgcacatgttgactgacattcagcctcttggagaagtgccggtttatcgagaccatagaagatgtctcgaccacttgatgtttcaatcccatgtatcgagaggtctatctctcgaatattctttacgtctcgaactcgataggtatatcgagaggtccttacctctcgaacttggcttgtgtctcgagacttagttgatgtctcgtagacccttattcctccagagttgtctcgtgcctgcttctgatctatctgtttgcttacaacacgaaaacttctaagttgttcaaacaagtttaccttaagcttaaatatttcccgagttgagctcaaattacccggttgtattttcgctcttagtttacttatcgaacttacattgttttgcctatgtatcgagacttggggattcttacttaacagttggtatcatcaaaacctattacatgatgttcctaacaatttccccctttttgatgatgccaacacttatacttacttatatggctgatttgaaaaagaaaaagcattgattttattttcagcgcatatggtaagtttgacaactgatctactaaagcaagaataaccaaactcacgcaacaccccaacaaaagatatatatattatcataacaggagtgttttacagggctttagtagaaaagagagaagataaagaacaacatcaaattcgaatgcatgtagacatcgagagcttactgcttattcgctttcctcttctcgtttatggctgctcgtgtcttgtggaggtcttcaaagttcacctgctctagatattcgtttgatatatccaggtgaaggtaattgacaaaggcttcacctatgaagttgccttcaatcaccccatctctccaccattcgatgcattccggaagagtgagaccgctatgaagagctaagtcagttttggtaagaagacttactatgattccatgaagatattcgtttgagtcttctttggtccctgccttgtagctctgtaggagtagcttgtctctcttctctttggctgtttgttgttcttgtttctttcttctgatttccttgtcttcttctcttctttctcctatttccagtgaacgctggatccttaacatatctgctctttcagcttcctccatttgttttcttgttgactttggaacttttggaggaggaggaggtccagctggttcacttgccgccctcttcttgctggttgaagtccctccctgagtcttcttttcccccttgttggcatcatagcggagggaaagtaaggaggacaaaccgtcgaagagtgcatggatttgggcaggcatt from Ipomoea triloba cultivar NCNSP0323 chromosome 12, ASM357664v1 encodes the following:
- the LOC115999268 gene encoding eukaryotic translation initiation factor 4B3-like — its product is MAATVSAWAKPGAWALDSEENEDELLQQGKEDAANADAPLSDFPSLAAAAATKTKKKKPQIFSLQEFSTYGSAKQPQPQSVGLTPEEIMALPTGPRERTAEELDRSRLGGGFRSYGSSYDRPARDDSRRPRDSNRDFAPSRADETDDWGATKKFTAGNGFERRERGERGGFFSDSQSRADDSDNWAAKKAFVPSEGRRFERRGSFESNGGGGDSDNWTKKKEEEGWKSRSEGGAFDSLREKRRSNGTDSDSWGKKGEEGNGGGNSSRPRLNLQPRTLPLAEGQQNGNGNGNETTVKPKGSNPFGDARPREEVLKEKGQDWKEIDQKLESVKIKEVGDAPSSFRKKGFGSSNGRSRSPEKTWRKPEVNDAPPRPSSSSADKSGEKPVDESGDAECGHNEQEN